A window from Tenacibaculum singaporense encodes these proteins:
- a CDS encoding (Fe-S)-binding protein, translating to MNVPTMADMMAQGKQPEVLFWVGAAGSYDDRAKKITRAFVKILQQAGVDFAVLGTEESSTGDAAKRAGNEFLFQMQAVTNIEVLNAYEVKTIVTCDPHSFNTLKNEYPGLGGKYKVYHHTQYISKLIKEGRLTIEDENLNGKRLTYHDPCYLGRANDVYESPRELIRRLGVKMTEMKRHKSTALCCGAGGAQMFKEPEKGDKDINVLRTEDALETNPQIIATGCPYCNTMMTDGVKFKEKESQIQVKDIAELIAEANNL from the coding sequence ATGAACGTACCAACAATGGCAGATATGATGGCTCAAGGAAAACAACCAGAAGTGTTGTTTTGGGTAGGAGCTGCAGGAAGTTATGATGATAGAGCAAAAAAAATAACAAGAGCTTTTGTAAAAATATTACAACAAGCTGGAGTTGATTTTGCAGTATTAGGTACCGAAGAAAGTTCAACAGGAGATGCAGCAAAGCGTGCTGGAAATGAGTTTTTATTTCAAATGCAAGCAGTTACTAATATTGAAGTATTAAATGCTTACGAAGTAAAAACGATTGTAACTTGTGATCCACATTCATTTAATACATTAAAAAATGAATATCCTGGATTAGGAGGAAAGTATAAAGTGTATCATCACACTCAATATATTAGTAAGTTAATTAAAGAAGGACGTTTAACTATTGAAGATGAAAACTTAAATGGAAAACGTTTAACATATCACGACCCATGTTATTTAGGACGTGCAAATGATGTATATGAAAGTCCACGTGAATTAATTCGTCGTTTAGGAGTAAAAATGACTGAGATGAAACGTCATAAGTCAACAGCCTTATGTTGTGGAGCAGGAGGAGCACAAATGTTTAAAGAACCTGAAAAAGGAGATAAGGATATTAATGTATTAAGAACAGAAGATGCTTTAGAAACAAACCCACAAATTATTGCTACCGGATGTCCTTACTGTAATACCATGATGACTGATGGTGTAAAGTTCAAAGAAAAAGAATCGCAAATACAAGTAAAAGACATAGCAGAGTTAATTGCGGAAGCAAATAACCTATAG
- a CDS encoding methylglyoxal synthase, translated as MEIAIIAHDGMKAEMVQFLNEHKDVLHQKSVQLISTGTTGEKAEKAGFEVTKFLSGPIGGDAQIAGRVAEGKCQMVLFFRDPLAKHPHEPDISMLMRLCDVHDVPLATNPSTAELLIKAI; from the coding sequence ATGGAAATAGCAATTATAGCACATGATGGAATGAAAGCTGAAATGGTTCAGTTTTTAAATGAACACAAAGATGTCTTACATCAAAAAAGTGTTCAGTTAATTTCAACAGGAACAACTGGAGAGAAAGCTGAAAAAGCAGGTTTTGAAGTAACAAAATTTTTATCAGGACCTATTGGAGGTGATGCGCAAATTGCTGGTAGAGTAGCAGAAGGGAAATGTCAAATGGTACTATTTTTTAGAGATCCTTTAGCAAAACATCCTCATGAACCAGATATTTCTATGTTAATGCGTTTGTGTGATGTACACGATGTTCCGCTAGCTACGAATCCATCAACTGCTGAATTATTAATAAAAGCGATATAA
- a CDS encoding 4Fe-4S dicluster domain-containing protein encodes MEKYVPNIFFALILIAGIGYFVMNVRKLIRNIKLGKDIDRTDRKPERWKNMAKIALGQYKMVRRPVSGILHIVVYVGFILINIELLEIVIDGLFGTHRVFQPIIGDALYGFLIGNFEVLALLVLVAVTVFWFRRNIEKVKRFWNKEMEGWPKNDGNIILYFEMVLMTLFLVMNATDVAFQEAGIGNVVSQFIAPWFDGFSTESLHTIEKTAWWLHIVGILIFLNYLYYSKHLHILLAFPNTFFANLNPKGQFNNLEAVTKEVKMMMDPDADPYAMPEEGEDEGEPEKFGASDVTDLNWVQLMNAYTCTECGRCTSSCPANLTGKELSPRAIMMKTRDRLEEVGKNIDENGGEFKDDGKQLLNDYITPEELWACTSCNACVQECPIGIDPLSIIMDMRRYLVMEESAAPQELNMMMTNIENNGAPWQYSQMDRLNWKDEE; translated from the coding sequence ATGGAGAAATACGTACCAAACATCTTTTTTGCACTTATCTTAATTGCAGGTATCGGGTATTTTGTAATGAATGTTCGTAAGTTAATACGAAACATTAAATTAGGGAAGGATATTGATAGAACGGATAGAAAACCTGAGCGATGGAAAAACATGGCAAAAATAGCTTTAGGGCAATATAAAATGGTACGCCGTCCAGTTTCAGGTATTTTACATATTGTTGTGTACGTTGGATTCATTTTAATCAATATTGAATTGTTAGAAATCGTTATTGATGGACTGTTTGGTACACACCGCGTTTTTCAACCAATAATAGGAGATGCTTTATACGGATTCTTAATAGGTAACTTTGAAGTATTAGCTTTATTAGTTTTAGTAGCAGTAACAGTTTTTTGGTTCCGAAGAAATATTGAAAAGGTAAAGCGCTTTTGGAACAAAGAAATGGAAGGTTGGCCAAAGAATGATGGTAATATCATTTTATACTTTGAAATGGTGTTAATGACTTTGTTCTTAGTAATGAATGCAACAGATGTTGCTTTTCAAGAAGCAGGAATAGGGAATGTAGTTTCTCAATTTATAGCACCTTGGTTTGATGGTTTTTCTACAGAATCATTACATACTATTGAAAAAACAGCTTGGTGGTTACATATTGTAGGGATTTTAATTTTCTTAAACTATTTATACTACTCTAAGCACTTGCATATTTTATTAGCTTTTCCTAACACGTTTTTTGCAAACTTAAACCCTAAAGGACAGTTTAATAACTTAGAGGCGGTAACGAAGGAAGTGAAAATGATGATGGATCCAGATGCTGATCCGTATGCTATGCCTGAAGAGGGAGAGGATGAGGGTGAACCAGAAAAGTTCGGAGCATCTGATGTAACTGATTTAAATTGGGTACAGTTAATGAACGCATATACTTGTACCGAGTGTGGACGTTGTACTTCATCTTGTCCAGCAAACTTAACAGGTAAAGAATTATCACCACGTGCTATTATGATGAAAACACGTGACCGTTTAGAGGAAGTAGGAAAGAATATTGACGAAAATGGAGGTGAGTTTAAAGATGACGGAAAGCAATTATTAAACGACTATATTACTCCGGAAGAATTATGGGCATGTACAAGTTGTAATGCTTGTGTGCAAGAATGTCCTATTGGCATTGATCCTTTATCTATTATTATGGATATGCGTCGTTATTTAGTAATGGAAGAATCAGCAGCTCCACAAGAGTTAAATATGATGATGACTAATATTGAAAATAACGGAGCGCCTTGGCAGTATAGTCAAATGGATAGATTAAACTGGAAAGATGAAGAGTAG
- a CDS encoding MlaD family protein, with protein MSKELKTGIVAVVVIALFIWGYNFLKGQDLFSANARHFFVEYNNINGLNEASSVTINGLKVGKVDEIRFNESPNKKGNLIVKISLDTDFNFSKNSIAKIYSASLMGGQNLAIVPKYDGEIAKSGDYLKGEVESDIFSSVGEKLNPIQAKLENVLVGADSLLIGFNQVLDEKSRQSLNRSILGLEGTISDVRKTLSSVNTLLADNKENLNTTLANTKKITDNFSKVSDDLVKANLGESVKKLEATLANVNGLLANMKSGKGTLGKLMTDEKMYTNLTNASKELEELLREMKLNPKRFVHFSLFGKKAKPYNEENNTKNVSNK; from the coding sequence ATGTCTAAAGAACTAAAAACAGGAATTGTTGCTGTCGTTGTTATTGCGCTATTTATTTGGGGTTATAACTTCTTAAAAGGACAAGATTTGTTCAGCGCCAATGCAAGACACTTCTTTGTAGAGTACAATAATATTAATGGTTTGAATGAAGCTAGTTCTGTTACCATTAATGGTTTGAAAGTAGGAAAAGTAGATGAAATTAGATTCAATGAAAGTCCAAATAAAAAAGGGAACTTAATTGTGAAAATTTCATTAGATACCGACTTTAATTTTTCTAAAAATAGTATAGCTAAAATTTATTCAGCAAGCTTGATGGGAGGTCAGAATTTAGCAATTGTTCCTAAGTATGATGGTGAAATAGCTAAGTCAGGAGATTATTTAAAAGGAGAGGTTGAATCAGATATATTTTCATCAGTAGGTGAAAAACTAAACCCTATTCAAGCAAAATTAGAAAATGTTTTAGTAGGGGCAGACTCTTTATTAATTGGGTTTAACCAAGTATTAGATGAAAAATCTCGCCAGAGTTTAAACAGAAGTATTTTAGGTTTAGAAGGAACTATTTCTGATGTTCGTAAAACATTATCTTCTGTAAATACATTATTAGCCGATAATAAAGAAAACTTAAATACTACCTTAGCTAATACCAAAAAGATTACTGATAACTTTTCTAAAGTATCAGATGATTTAGTAAAAGCGAATTTAGGAGAGTCTGTAAAAAAACTGGAAGCAACTTTAGCAAATGTAAACGGTTTGTTAGCTAATATGAAATCAGGAAAAGGAACTTTAGGAAAGTTAATGACTGATGAAAAAATGTATACTAACCTTACCAATGCTTCTAAAGAATTAGAAGAATTGTTAAGAGAAATGAAACTAAATCCAAAACGGTTTGTACACTTCTCATTATTTGGGAAAAAAGCAAAGCCGTATAACGAAGAGAATAATACCAAAAATGTAAGTAACAAATAA
- a CDS encoding putative LPS assembly protein LptD: MRANPTYILLAFYLFCFQLSTAQEFGKKGITHQKPNKDSIFTSPKDTLIGLKNNALVNKKRDTVANDSIKPKEVIDGIITHDAEDYTIQNAKDKTITLYNKAHVTYTDIDLKAGIIILDYKNNMVYAKGIKDSTGYHQRPQFKQGGQESEQDSILFNFKTKKALVYGVKTDQAGIITYGEKTKRVNDSTIYMRRLRFTTSKKKIPDYYIQTNKAKLVPGKKIIVGGSNLVLADVPTPVYLPFAYFPLTDKRTSGFIIPSWGESNNQGFFMQNGGYYFALSDYFDLTVLGDLYTNGSWGLNASSNYYVRYKFNGSFSVRFENLIQGIRGLSDYQKSTNFNLRWSHSQDAKASPNSRFSASVNLGSSKYYRQSLNEFNSSQFLNNTLSSSISYYKNFVGTPFNLSLTATHSQNTNTESITMTLPSLQLNMDRIYPFAGKGGIKKNAIQRMGLNYSMQGQYQINTTDDEFFTSKMFKTAKKGIQHNLSTNTSLKAFKYFTLSPSVNYKDVWYFDQIKKRYDPTAVNKDGNFGAAVNDTISGFTRYNEYNFGVSLSTNIYGTFNFKKGRLKAIRHTIRPSISYGYRPNFADDYDLTVRQSSDPNDLLTYSPFEGGIYGTPGSGVSNSIGISVNNVLEAKVAPKDPDSDEEDKKITILNNLNFSTSYNIAADSLRWSPVRANAGTRLFKDKLALNMNATFDPYQVNSKGQRINKFNGSLLRMTNLGVTANYSISSKDFEKNKDGKDDSDNKSGNGAQDTPDVFGEDIGPTNGFSNNRSNKKGESETKETELYRAKIPWTLNLAYSMSYTNNGLESKIGNNTLMFSGDVELSPKWKVGFSSGYDIKDNAFTYTRLNFSRDLDSWRFNFNWTPFGVNSSYNFFIGVKSSVLSDLKWDKNKPPDRVLF; the protein is encoded by the coding sequence TTGCGAGCAAATCCAACTTACATACTTTTAGCTTTCTACCTTTTTTGTTTTCAGCTAAGTACTGCGCAAGAATTTGGCAAGAAAGGTATTACTCATCAAAAACCTAATAAAGACTCAATTTTTACTAGTCCTAAAGATACCTTAATAGGTTTAAAAAACAATGCTCTTGTTAACAAAAAAAGAGATACCGTTGCAAACGATTCTATTAAACCGAAAGAAGTAATTGATGGTATAATTACTCATGATGCTGAAGATTATACAATACAAAATGCCAAAGACAAGACAATTACTTTATACAATAAAGCTCATGTAACATATACTGATATTGATTTAAAAGCTGGAATTATTATTCTAGATTATAAAAACAATATGGTATATGCTAAAGGTATTAAGGATAGTACTGGCTATCACCAACGACCTCAATTTAAACAAGGCGGACAAGAATCTGAGCAAGACTCTATTTTATTTAACTTTAAAACTAAGAAAGCTTTAGTTTATGGTGTTAAAACAGACCAAGCAGGAATTATTACTTACGGAGAAAAAACAAAAAGAGTAAATGACTCTACCATTTACATGCGAAGGTTACGTTTTACCACTTCTAAAAAGAAGATTCCAGATTACTATATTCAAACAAACAAAGCAAAACTAGTCCCAGGTAAAAAAATTATTGTTGGTGGTAGTAACTTAGTATTAGCTGATGTACCAACTCCCGTTTATTTGCCTTTTGCTTATTTTCCTTTAACAGATAAAAGAACATCTGGTTTTATTATTCCTTCTTGGGGAGAAAGCAATAATCAAGGTTTTTTTATGCAAAATGGAGGTTATTACTTTGCATTAAGTGACTACTTTGACTTAACTGTATTAGGGGACTTATATACCAATGGTAGCTGGGGATTAAATGCTTCTTCTAACTACTATGTTCGTTATAAATTTAATGGAAGTTTTAGTGTTCGTTTCGAGAATCTTATTCAAGGGATACGTGGTTTAAGTGATTATCAAAAGTCTACTAATTTTAACCTTAGATGGAGTCATAGTCAAGACGCTAAAGCTAGTCCAAATTCACGTTTTTCAGCCTCTGTTAACCTAGGAAGTAGTAAGTATTATCGTCAATCTTTAAACGAATTTAATAGTTCTCAATTCTTAAATAACACGTTGAGTTCATCTATTTCATATTATAAAAATTTTGTAGGTACTCCTTTTAACCTTAGCCTAACTGCTACTCACTCACAAAACACCAATACAGAGTCCATTACCATGACACTTCCTTCTTTACAACTTAATATGGATCGTATTTATCCATTTGCAGGAAAAGGAGGAATTAAAAAGAACGCTATTCAGCGCATGGGGCTTAACTATAGTATGCAAGGTCAATATCAAATTAATACTACTGATGACGAGTTTTTCACTTCTAAAATGTTTAAAACAGCAAAAAAGGGAATACAACATAACTTAAGTACAAATACAAGTTTAAAAGCTTTTAAATACTTTACATTATCACCTAGTGTAAACTATAAGGATGTTTGGTACTTTGATCAAATCAAAAAACGATATGACCCTACCGCCGTAAACAAAGACGGTAATTTTGGTGCTGCTGTTAATGATACTATCAGTGGTTTTACACGTTATAATGAATATAATTTCGGAGTTTCATTATCTACCAATATATATGGTACATTTAACTTTAAAAAAGGCCGTTTAAAAGCGATTCGTCATACAATTAGACCCTCTATTTCATACGGATATCGTCCAAATTTTGCTGATGATTATGATTTAACAGTTCGTCAAAGTTCTGATCCAAATGACTTATTAACCTACTCTCCTTTTGAAGGTGGTATTTATGGAACACCTGGAAGTGGAGTTTCAAACTCTATTGGTATTTCTGTAAACAATGTTTTAGAAGCCAAAGTAGCTCCAAAAGACCCTGACAGTGATGAAGAGGATAAAAAAATTACTATTCTTAACAATTTAAATTTCAGTACAAGTTATAACATTGCTGCTGATAGTTTACGTTGGTCTCCTGTAAGAGCTAATGCTGGTACACGTCTTTTCAAAGATAAACTCGCTTTAAACATGAATGCTACTTTCGATCCTTACCAAGTAAACAGCAAAGGACAAAGAATAAATAAATTTAATGGTAGTCTTCTTAGAATGACTAATTTGGGAGTAACAGCAAACTACTCTATTTCTAGTAAAGATTTTGAAAAAAATAAAGATGGTAAAGATGACTCTGATAATAAAAGTGGAAATGGAGCTCAAGACACCCCAGACGTTTTTGGAGAAGATATAGGCCCTACCAATGGTTTTTCGAATAATAGAAGTAACAAAAAAGGAGAAAGCGAAACTAAAGAAACCGAACTATACAGAGCTAAAATCCCTTGGACTCTTAATTTAGCTTATAGTATGAGCTATACAAACAATGGTTTAGAAAGTAAAATTGGTAATAATACATTAATGTTTAGTGGCGATGTTGAACTTTCACCTAAATGGAAAGTTGGTTTTTCTTCTGGTTACGATATTAAAGACAACGCTTTCACCTACACTAGATTAAACTTTTCTAGAGATTTAGATAGTTGGCGATTTAATTTTAATTGGACTCCTTTTGGTGTTAATTCTTCTTATAATTTCTTTATTGGAGTTAAATCCTCTGTGTTAAGCGACCTAAAATGGGATAAAAATAAACCACCAGATAGAGTTTTATTTTAG
- a CDS encoding Rid family detoxifying hydrolase: MKKIITTEKAPAPIGPYNQAVLSGNTLYTSGQIAINPETGELVLDSIEAETKQVMQNMKEVLAAADMTFENVIKTSIFISDMHNFSKINAVYGEYFDDATAPARETVEVANLPKFVNVEISMIAVK, encoded by the coding sequence ATGAAAAAAATAATAACAACTGAAAAAGCTCCGGCTCCAATTGGTCCATATAACCAAGCCGTACTTAGCGGAAATACTTTATACACTTCTGGACAAATAGCTATTAACCCTGAAACTGGTGAGTTAGTTTTAGATTCTATTGAAGCAGAAACAAAACAAGTAATGCAAAACATGAAAGAAGTATTAGCTGCTGCTGATATGACTTTTGAAAACGTTATTAAAACTTCTATTTTTATTTCAGATATGCATAACTTTTCAAAAATTAATGCTGTTTACGGTGAGTATTTCGATGACGCTACAGCTCCTGCTCGTGAAACAGTAGAAGTTGCTAACCTACCTAAGTTTGTTAATGTAGAAATTAGTATGATTGCTGTTAAGTAA
- the gap gene encoding type I glyceraldehyde-3-phosphate dehydrogenase, which produces MIKIGINGFGRIGRLAFRSAIKRDNIQVVAINDLLDVDYLAYLLKYDSVHGRFEGDIEVKDGNLVVNGQTIRITAERNPENLKWNEAGAEYVIESTGFFTDKDKAAMHITGGAKKVIISAPSKDANMYVMGVNHEDLTADETIFSNASCTTNCLGPLTKVIHDNFGLKEGLMTTVHAATSTQNTVDGPNKKWRRGRSVVNNIIPTSTGAAKAVTKVIPELEGKLTGMAVRVPVADVSLVDLTFRTDKSTSLKEILATLKEASEGEFKGIIGYTEDEVVSQDFVSETRTSVIDADACLELNENFFKVISWYDNEFGYATKIVDLLEYSASL; this is translated from the coding sequence ATGATAAAAATAGGAATTAACGGATTTGGAAGAATTGGTCGATTAGCATTCCGTTCTGCAATAAAAAGAGACAACATTCAAGTTGTGGCTATTAACGATTTGTTAGATGTAGATTATTTAGCCTATTTATTGAAGTATGACTCTGTTCATGGACGATTTGAAGGAGATATTGAAGTGAAAGACGGAAACTTAGTAGTAAATGGACAAACAATAAGGATTACTGCTGAAAGAAATCCTGAGAACCTTAAATGGAATGAAGCAGGAGCAGAATATGTAATCGAATCTACAGGTTTTTTTACCGATAAAGATAAAGCAGCGATGCATATTACTGGAGGAGCGAAGAAAGTAATTATATCAGCACCTTCTAAAGACGCTAATATGTATGTAATGGGAGTAAATCATGAAGATTTAACTGCCGATGAAACTATTTTTTCAAATGCTTCATGTACAACAAACTGTTTAGGGCCATTAACAAAAGTGATTCATGATAATTTTGGATTGAAAGAGGGGTTAATGACTACGGTTCATGCAGCAACATCAACACAAAACACCGTTGACGGACCTAATAAGAAATGGAGAAGAGGACGTTCGGTAGTAAATAATATTATTCCTACGTCAACAGGGGCGGCAAAAGCAGTAACGAAGGTTATTCCAGAGTTAGAAGGTAAATTAACAGGGATGGCAGTTAGAGTTCCTGTGGCAGATGTTTCTTTAGTGGATTTAACGTTTAGAACAGATAAATCGACTTCATTAAAAGAAATCTTAGCAACATTAAAAGAAGCTTCTGAAGGTGAATTTAAAGGAATTATTGGATATACAGAAGATGAGGTAGTATCACAAGATTTTGTTTCAGAAACAAGAACATCAGTAATTGATGCTGATGCTTGTCTAGAATTAAACGAAAACTTTTTCAAGGTAATTTCTTGGTACGATAATGAGTTTGGATATGCAACAAAAATTGTAGACTTGTTAGAGTATTCGGCTTCTTTATAA
- a CDS encoding N-acetylmuramoyl-L-alanine amidase family protein, with product MRFLNFRKYNISKLSLIILTSLTVLYGGILSVSAQKKYTVVLDAGHGGKDPGNLGNGFREKNIALRVALDVGKELLTSKDIEVVYTRKKDVFVELHNRAKIANDKKADLFVSIHCDAFRRPDPHGASTFVLGLSGNKENLEIAKKENSVILLEDNYKQNYDYDPNSPESVIGLSVLQEENLENSLGIAGLVQNNFVAIKRNNRKVKQANFLVLRETVMPSVLIELGFLTNKNEGKFLNSRKGQIRMAKSIAQAIRKYFERLKLNTISETLTVNAPLVEKEVSKPATIKETPKKIVKKETTPKEKTTKPKEVSTGVVFRVQIAASRKKLSTSSFKGLENVESLFIDNYYKYYYGNSPSLSGIKKVLPKVRSKGYKDAWVVAFKNGKRISIKEALKNH from the coding sequence ATGCGATTCTTAAATTTCCGTAAATATAATATCTCAAAATTAAGCTTAATCATTCTAACCTCTTTAACTGTTTTGTACGGAGGAATATTATCGGTTTCAGCCCAAAAAAAATATACAGTTGTTCTTGATGCAGGACATGGAGGAAAAGATCCAGGAAACTTAGGAAATGGTTTTAGAGAAAAAAATATCGCTTTAAGAGTAGCGCTGGATGTTGGTAAAGAGTTGCTGACTTCAAAAGATATTGAAGTAGTTTATACTCGTAAAAAAGATGTTTTTGTAGAGCTACATAATCGTGCTAAAATAGCGAATGATAAGAAGGCGGATTTATTTGTGTCTATCCACTGTGATGCTTTTAGAAGACCAGATCCACATGGAGCAAGTACTTTTGTATTAGGACTGAGTGGGAATAAAGAGAACTTAGAGATTGCTAAAAAAGAGAACTCGGTAATTTTATTAGAGGATAATTATAAGCAAAATTATGATTATGACCCAAATTCGCCAGAATCAGTTATTGGATTGTCAGTACTTCAAGAAGAAAACTTAGAAAATAGTTTAGGAATTGCAGGTTTAGTTCAAAATAACTTTGTAGCCATAAAAAGAAATAATAGAAAGGTAAAGCAAGCAAATTTTTTAGTGCTAAGAGAAACTGTTATGCCAAGTGTTTTAATAGAGTTAGGTTTTTTAACGAATAAAAATGAAGGTAAATTTCTAAATTCTAGAAAAGGTCAAATAAGAATGGCAAAGTCAATAGCTCAAGCAATAAGAAAGTATTTTGAGCGATTAAAACTAAACACAATTAGTGAAACTCTAACAGTTAATGCACCATTAGTAGAAAAAGAGGTTTCAAAACCAGCAACAATAAAAGAAACACCTAAGAAAATTGTTAAAAAAGAAACTACACCAAAGGAAAAAACTACAAAACCCAAAGAAGTATCTACAGGTGTTGTGTTTAGAGTACAAATAGCAGCATCTAGAAAAAAACTTTCAACAAGTAGTTTTAAAGGGTTAGAAAATGTAGAATCTTTATTCATAGATAATTACTACAAATATTACTACGGAAACTCACCGAGTTTATCTGGGATAAAAAAGGTGTTACCTAAGGTAAGAAGCAAAGGATATAAAGATGCTTGGGTGGTAGCTTTTAAAAACGGAAAACGAATTTCAATAAAAGAAGCACTGAAAAACCATTAA